From a region of the Posidoniimonas corsicana genome:
- a CDS encoding sodium:solute symporter family protein, with amino-acid sequence MPLLWFVLIYLAVSMAIGLAAARRVHSTTDYTVAGRSLPLPMVVATTFATWFGSETVLGIPATFISSGLGGTVEDPWGAGLCLVLVGLFFARRLYRMSLLTVGDFYRQRYGKTVEVVCSTASIVSYLGWVAAQVTALGLVFSLLTEGQITETQGALIGMGVVLLYTVFGGMWSVALTDAVQMTVIVVGLALIAVTAGRMAGGPAAVVVHAADAGLLRFLPAPTFHDISFFIGAGVTIMLGSIPQQDVFQRVMSARDESTAAIGPVVGGVAYMAFSLVPMFIVACALVLGSGAAAGDPEAVLTSLVLERMPRFAQVMFFGALLSAIMSTASATILAPSTIFVQNILKHALPGMTDRVELRLMRATVLVFSLGVLAYALAMQGATIYELVSSSYQVPLVGAFVPLAAGLYWRRANNCGAVASIVLGIGVWVLFFSTPLGGRFPSQLAGLIMATVGMLVGSIAGSRTEQPHGLSR; translated from the coding sequence ATGCCGCTGCTCTGGTTCGTGTTGATCTACCTCGCCGTTTCGATGGCGATTGGGCTGGCCGCCGCGCGGCGGGTTCACAGCACAACGGACTATACGGTCGCCGGCCGCTCGCTCCCGCTACCCATGGTGGTGGCCACCACGTTCGCGACTTGGTTTGGGTCGGAAACGGTGCTCGGCATCCCCGCCACGTTCATCTCCAGCGGGCTGGGCGGCACGGTTGAGGACCCCTGGGGCGCCGGGCTGTGCCTGGTGCTGGTCGGCCTGTTCTTCGCGCGCCGGCTGTACCGCATGTCGCTGCTCACGGTGGGCGACTTCTACCGTCAGCGGTATGGGAAGACCGTCGAGGTTGTCTGCTCAACCGCCAGCATCGTCTCCTACTTGGGCTGGGTCGCGGCGCAGGTCACCGCGCTCGGGCTGGTGTTCTCGCTGCTGACGGAGGGGCAGATCACCGAAACCCAGGGCGCACTGATCGGCATGGGCGTGGTGCTGTTGTACACCGTCTTCGGCGGGATGTGGTCGGTGGCGCTTACCGACGCCGTCCAGATGACCGTGATCGTGGTCGGCCTGGCGCTGATCGCGGTGACGGCCGGTCGGATGGCCGGCGGCCCGGCCGCCGTGGTCGTGCACGCCGCGGACGCGGGCCTGCTCAGGTTCCTGCCGGCGCCGACATTCCACGACATCTCGTTCTTTATCGGAGCGGGCGTGACGATCATGCTTGGCTCGATCCCTCAGCAGGACGTGTTCCAACGGGTGATGTCGGCCCGAGACGAGTCGACCGCCGCTATCGGGCCCGTCGTGGGCGGCGTTGCGTACATGGCGTTCTCGCTGGTCCCGATGTTCATCGTGGCGTGTGCGCTCGTGCTGGGGTCCGGCGCCGCGGCGGGCGACCCGGAAGCGGTGCTAACCTCGCTCGTGCTGGAGCGGATGCCCCGCTTCGCTCAGGTGATGTTTTTCGGGGCGCTGCTGTCGGCGATCATGTCTACCGCGTCGGCCACCATCTTGGCGCCTTCAACCATTTTCGTGCAGAACATCCTGAAACACGCCCTGCCGGGCATGACCGATCGAGTTGAGCTCCGCCTGATGCGTGCGACCGTGCTGGTGTTTTCGTTGGGGGTGCTGGCGTACGCTCTCGCCATGCAGGGGGCGACTATCTACGAGCTGGTATCGAGCAGCTACCAGGTGCCGCTCGTCGGCGCGTTCGTCCCGCTTGCCGCCGGCCTCTACTGGCGGCGGGCAAACAACTGCGGAGCGGTGGCGTCCATCGTGCTCGGGATTGGAGTCTGGGTGCTTTTCTTCTCGACGCCGCTGGGGGGGCGGTTCCCGTCCCAGCTCGCGGGGCTGATCATGGCCACCGTGGGCATGCTGGTTGGCAGTATCGCCGGGAGCCGAACCGAGCAGCCCCACGGGCTGTCCCGTTAG
- a CDS encoding class I SAM-dependent methyltransferase → MPDSLAHVRSGYDRWAAVYDSDANPLPPLEEPLVRTSVGDARGLRVLDLGCGTGRHALWLAAAGANVTAVDFSSGMLDAARVKPGAERVEFVQLDLHEPLPYAEAFDLLVSGLVLEHVSDLPRLFSAAYATLKPGGRAVLSAMHPAMFLRGSQARFTDPDTGEVVPVGSLPHSISEFVMAALGGGFQISGLTESAPDADFAARFPRAEKYVGYPMVVVMSLERPPSP, encoded by the coding sequence ATGCCCGATTCACTCGCCCACGTCCGATCCGGTTACGACCGCTGGGCCGCCGTCTATGACAGCGACGCCAACCCACTCCCGCCGTTGGAGGAGCCGCTGGTCCGCACCTCGGTTGGCGACGCCAGAGGCCTCCGCGTCTTGGACCTTGGGTGCGGCACCGGCCGCCACGCGCTCTGGCTGGCCGCCGCCGGGGCCAATGTGACGGCCGTCGACTTCTCCAGCGGCATGCTGGACGCCGCCCGCGTGAAGCCGGGCGCCGAGCGGGTGGAGTTCGTCCAGCTCGACCTGCACGAACCGCTACCCTATGCCGAAGCCTTCGACCTGCTGGTGAGCGGCCTGGTGCTCGAGCACGTCAGCGACCTGCCGCGGCTCTTCTCCGCGGCGTACGCCACGCTCAAGCCGGGCGGCCGGGCGGTGCTCTCCGCGATGCACCCGGCGATGTTCCTCCGCGGCTCTCAGGCCCGGTTCACCGATCCCGATACGGGCGAGGTCGTCCCGGTCGGCAGCCTGCCGCACTCCATCAGCGAGTTCGTGATGGCCGCCCTGGGCGGCGGCTTCCAGATCAGCGGCCTGACCGAGTCGGCGCCCGACGCCGACTTCGCAGCCAGGTTCCCGCGGGCGGAAAAGTACGTGGGTTATCCGATGGTCGTGGTGATGTCGCTCGAGCGGCCGCCTAGCCCCTGA
- a CDS encoding DUF1552 domain-containing protein, with amino-acid sequence MYPTSRRRFLRTLGVTPAALPFVLNLPSLAADAPGAGLRKKRLVVVFSPNGVIPSTFWPDANAESFTLPESLKPLEPFKDQVLTLQGVNNSVKGDGDDHMRGIGCLLTGAELMPGNVQGGGHTPAGWSSGRSVDQEIKSVLQSDAATRTRFGSLEFGVHVPDRADTWTRMVYAGPNKPIAPISNPYQMFAKLYGSRRDSELVKSVLDDIQEDFKRVESMVSDADRRLLSEHAELVRSMERTLMSDSAAGPQHAAPELEPDVSEQNDDVPKISRMQIELLVSGMLADFSRVATLQYTHSVGGLRLRWIGVDEGHHELSHEPDKNAEAVDKLTRINAWYCGEIAHLAKRLSETPEPGGDGSLLENTVIVWTNELGKGNSHTHVDTPFVLIGGGLGTAGGRTLHMGGVHHNRLLLWLAQQFGSRVETFGNPDYCGEGPLTGLV; translated from the coding sequence ATGTACCCGACCTCACGGAGACGATTCCTCAGGACGCTGGGCGTCACGCCCGCCGCGCTGCCGTTCGTGCTCAACCTGCCCAGCCTGGCCGCCGACGCGCCGGGCGCGGGGCTGCGGAAGAAGCGGCTCGTGGTGGTGTTCAGCCCCAACGGGGTGATCCCGAGCACCTTCTGGCCCGACGCCAACGCGGAGTCCTTCACGCTGCCCGAGAGCCTCAAGCCGCTCGAGCCGTTCAAGGACCAGGTGCTCACGCTGCAGGGGGTCAACAACAGCGTCAAGGGCGACGGCGACGACCACATGCGGGGCATCGGCTGCCTGCTGACCGGCGCCGAGCTGATGCCGGGCAACGTGCAGGGCGGCGGGCACACGCCGGCCGGTTGGTCGAGCGGCCGCTCCGTCGACCAGGAGATCAAGAGCGTGTTGCAGTCCGATGCCGCCACGCGGACGCGGTTCGGCTCACTGGAGTTCGGCGTGCACGTGCCCGACCGCGCCGACACCTGGACCCGGATGGTCTACGCCGGCCCCAACAAGCCGATCGCGCCGATCAGCAACCCGTACCAGATGTTCGCCAAGCTCTACGGGAGCCGACGCGACAGCGAACTGGTGAAGAGCGTGCTGGACGACATCCAGGAGGACTTCAAGCGGGTCGAATCGATGGTCAGCGACGCCGACCGCCGGCTCTTATCGGAGCACGCCGAGCTGGTGCGGAGCATGGAGCGGACCCTGATGTCCGACAGCGCCGCCGGCCCGCAGCACGCCGCCCCCGAGCTGGAGCCCGATGTCAGCGAACAGAACGACGATGTCCCCAAGATCAGCCGCATGCAGATCGAGCTGCTGGTGAGCGGCATGCTGGCCGACTTCTCGCGGGTCGCCACCCTGCAGTACACCCACTCGGTCGGCGGGCTCCGCCTGCGGTGGATCGGCGTGGACGAAGGGCACCACGAGCTATCCCACGAGCCCGACAAGAACGCCGAGGCCGTCGACAAGCTGACCCGCATCAACGCCTGGTACTGCGGCGAGATCGCGCACCTGGCAAAGCGGTTATCCGAGACGCCTGAGCCGGGCGGCGACGGTTCGCTGCTCGAAAACACGGTGATCGTGTGGACCAACGAGCTGGGAAAGGGCAACAGCCACACCCACGTCGACACGCCGTTTGTGCTGATCGGCGGCGGCCTGGGGACCGCCGGCGGACGGACGCTGCACATGGGCGGGGTGCATCACAACCGCCTGCTGCTGTGGCTGGCGCAGCAGTTTGGCTCCCGGGTCGAGACCTTCGGCAACCCCGACTACTGCGGCGAAGGGCCGCTTACAGGTCTGGTTTAA